In Balneola sp., one genomic interval encodes:
- a CDS encoding SLC13 family permease, translated as MTIEGLIVLGIILICLVLLISTAISVDIVLFGGLAFIFIAGIIPADQALSGFSNEGMLTVGALYIVAAGLKETGAIQFIVQKVMGNARTVKAAQLRIMSPVMIMSAFLNNTPIVASFIPALERWSRISKIPVSKIFIPLSYAAILGGTCTLIGTSTNLIINGLLIDEASTQSIGILEPALIGIPCAIVGFIYLLIFGDKLLPVRGSSMDTFKDPREYTIEMIVQDNAILSGQTIEDAGLRNLPGLFLIEIQRNGRAIPAPGPYEKLRGDDRLIFTGIVDSIIDLQQISGLKHATTQVFKLNAPRNERQMIEAVVSRSNPLMGRTIRDGNFRDRYDAVVLAVSRSGERINEKIGDITLKSGDVLLLETLPNFVQKYRNSSDFYLVSSIEDSSPVTYDKAWIAGLSLVAMVLLAATGVLSMLQAAIVAGGLLLVTKCFRYSTALESVDWRVLIAIASALGLGSALDYTGVAEHLAANLLSLAGDNPTLALLFTYLATWILTEMITNNAAAVLLFPIAVSLANSLGVDFMPFAMVMIIAASSSFSTPIGYQTNLMVYGPGGYRFTDFTRIGLPLNLIIATVAVSLIPHIWNF; from the coding sequence ATGACTATTGAGGGGCTAATAGTTTTAGGTATAATTCTAATATGCTTAGTACTGCTTATAAGTACTGCTATTTCGGTTGATATAGTTCTTTTCGGAGGACTTGCATTCATATTCATAGCAGGTATTATTCCTGCCGATCAGGCACTTTCTGGATTCTCAAATGAAGGGATGTTAACAGTCGGGGCTTTATATATCGTAGCAGCAGGTCTAAAAGAAACTGGAGCAATACAGTTTATTGTCCAAAAAGTAATGGGGAATGCAAGAACGGTAAAAGCAGCTCAATTAAGGATTATGAGTCCTGTGATGATCATGAGTGCTTTTCTAAATAACACGCCAATTGTAGCCTCATTTATACCTGCATTGGAGCGCTGGAGTAGGATTTCAAAGATACCGGTCTCAAAAATATTTATACCTCTTAGTTATGCGGCTATTCTAGGTGGAACCTGTACCCTTATTGGGACAAGTACAAACCTGATTATCAACGGGTTGTTAATTGATGAAGCATCAACCCAATCTATAGGAATTCTAGAACCTGCTTTAATCGGAATTCCATGTGCAATAGTTGGCTTTATTTATCTGCTTATATTTGGTGACAAGCTATTGCCGGTCCGGGGTTCCAGTATGGATACATTTAAGGATCCAAGAGAATATACCATTGAGATGATTGTGCAGGATAATGCTATTCTATCAGGTCAGACAATTGAGGATGCAGGTCTGAGAAATCTACCCGGCTTATTTCTAATTGAAATTCAGCGTAATGGCAGAGCTATACCGGCGCCTGGTCCTTATGAAAAACTAAGAGGGGATGATCGGTTAATTTTCACCGGAATTGTTGACTCCATTATAGATTTGCAACAGATCAGTGGTTTGAAACATGCTACAACCCAGGTTTTTAAGCTTAACGCGCCTCGTAATGAACGGCAGATGATTGAAGCGGTCGTTTCTCGTTCCAACCCATTGATGGGAAGAACGATAAGGGACGGTAATTTTAGGGATCGGTATGATGCGGTCGTTTTGGCGGTTTCAAGAAGTGGGGAAAGGATCAATGAGAAAATCGGTGATATCACTTTGAAAAGTGGTGATGTCTTACTTCTTGAAACACTCCCAAATTTTGTTCAGAAATACCGAAATTCGAGTGATTTTTATTTAGTGAGCTCAATTGAAGACTCTTCTCCGGTAACCTATGACAAAGCTTGGATTGCAGGATTGTCTTTAGTAGCCATGGTATTGCTCGCAGCAACAGGTGTTTTAAGTATGCTTCAGGCGGCTATTGTAGCAGGGGGATTGTTACTAGTAACCAAATGTTTCAGATACTCAACTGCACTGGAAAGTGTAGACTGGCGCGTTTTAATCGCAATCGCCTCAGCTTTAGGCTTGGGAAGCGCACTGGACTATACAGGAGTCGCAGAACATCTCGCAGCTAACTTGTTATCGCTTGCTGGGGACAATCCTACATTAGCTCTATTGTTTACGTATTTGGCAACTTGGATTCTTACCGAGATGATTACAAACAATGCCGCAGCTGTCCTCCTATTCCCAATAGCAGTATCTTTGGCAAACTCACTCGGGGTAGACTTTATGCCTTTTGCTATGGTAATGATAATAGCAGCATCCTCTAGTTTTTCAACTCCAATTGGATATCAAACTAATTTGATGGTTTATGGTCCTGGAGGATATAGATTCACTGATTTTACAAGAATCGGGCTCCCATTGAATTTGATCATAGCAACAGTAGCCGTATCTTTGATTCCTCATATATGGAATTTTTAA
- the cysQ gene encoding 3'(2'),5'-bisphosphate nucleotidase: protein MLNQVIKTAEKAGKKILEFYETDVEVITKEDDSPLTKADLAAHHIIVDALKEIDPGTPIISEESGLPSYEERKEWTKFWLVDPLDGTKEFIKKNGEFTVNIALIENQKPVMGVVYVPAFDVMYYAEKSIGSFKKENGKEAVKLNSPAFEAPGKARIVVSRSHGDDQTAKKLSKLGIEVSEEVPSGSSIKFCLVAEGKADLYPRLGPTMEWDTGAADAIYRYSIDGGEKFSPLVYNKESLKNPYFLLGTNTKTDLESL, encoded by the coding sequence ATGCTTAATCAAGTCATTAAGACAGCAGAGAAAGCGGGAAAAAAGATATTAGAATTTTATGAGACGGACGTGGAGGTAATCACCAAAGAAGATGACTCTCCACTAACAAAAGCCGATCTCGCAGCTCATCATATAATTGTAGACGCACTCAAAGAAATTGATCCGGGAACTCCCATCATTTCTGAAGAATCCGGCCTTCCAAGCTACGAAGAGCGTAAAGAATGGACTAAGTTTTGGTTGGTTGATCCACTGGATGGTACTAAGGAGTTCATCAAGAAGAATGGCGAATTTACCGTCAATATTGCTTTAATAGAAAACCAAAAACCGGTTATGGGTGTGGTTTATGTTCCTGCTTTCGATGTTATGTATTATGCAGAAAAAAGTATAGGGTCTTTTAAAAAGGAAAATGGAAAAGAAGCAGTTAAGCTAAACAGTCCTGCATTTGAAGCACCCGGTAAAGCACGTATTGTGGTGAGCCGATCTCACGGTGATGACCAAACCGCGAAGAAATTATCTAAACTTGGAATAGAGGTCAGTGAGGAAGTGCCTTCCGGAAGCTCTATTAAGTTTTGTTTGGTGGCTGAAGGTAAAGCAGATTTATACCCACGCTTAGGACCAACCATGGAATGGGATACCGGTGCAGCCGATGCTATTTACAGGTATTCTATTGATGGAGGGGAAAAGTTCTCACCTTTGGTTTACAACAAAGAGTCCTTAAAAAATCCTTATTTTCTTTTAGGAACAAATACCAAAACAGATTTAGAGAGTCTATAG
- a CDS encoding sulfate adenylyltransferase subunit CysD encodes MSEKRTHSHLKELEDEGIYIMREVAAQFERPVLLFSGGKDSIVMFHLALKAFHPGKVPFPLMHIDTGHNFKETIEFRDKLVEKYGVELIVGSVQDSIDAGRVEEETGPDASRNALQTTTLLDTLKEHQVDAALGGGRRDEEKARAKERFFSHRDVFGQWDPKNQRPELWNMFNGRKNPGENFRVFPISNWTEMDVWQYIAQEEIDIPELYFSHERKVFNRRGVWLADTDFVNRMDEEKLETKTVRFRTIGDATCTGAVLSDASNMEEIIQEVASARQTERGNRHDDKRSETAMEDRKRQGYF; translated from the coding sequence ATGAGTGAAAAAAGAACGCATTCACATCTTAAAGAATTAGAAGACGAAGGAATTTATATAATGAGGGAAGTGGCTGCTCAGTTTGAGCGACCTGTTCTTCTTTTTTCTGGAGGAAAGGACTCGATCGTAATGTTTCATTTAGCATTAAAAGCCTTTCATCCGGGTAAAGTACCGTTTCCTTTAATGCACATTGACACGGGGCATAATTTCAAAGAGACCATCGAATTCCGAGATAAATTAGTTGAGAAGTACGGAGTCGAATTAATTGTAGGAAGTGTTCAGGATTCTATTGATGCCGGTCGTGTTGAAGAGGAGACGGGGCCTGATGCCAGTCGTAACGCCCTTCAAACCACAACACTTTTAGATACACTTAAAGAACATCAGGTTGATGCTGCATTAGGTGGTGGCCGTAGGGATGAAGAAAAAGCTCGTGCTAAGGAGCGATTCTTTTCTCACAGAGATGTATTTGGCCAGTGGGATCCAAAAAATCAGCGTCCTGAGTTGTGGAATATGTTCAACGGAAGAAAAAATCCGGGAGAAAACTTCCGAGTATTTCCGATAAGTAACTGGACTGAGATGGATGTTTGGCAATATATAGCCCAAGAAGAAATTGATATTCCTGAGCTTTATTTCTCACACGAGCGAAAGGTTTTCAATAGAAGGGGAGTTTGGTTAGCTGATACAGACTTTGTGAATCGTATGGACGAAGAAAAACTGGAAACCAAAACAGTCCGGTTTAGAACTATTGGTGATGCTACTTGTACAGGGGCTGTACTTTCAGATGCTTCAAATATGGAAGAGATTATTCAGGAAGTTGCTTCAGCACGTCAAACAGAGCGGGGTAATCGCCACGATGATAAGCGAAGTGAGACGGCCATGGAAGATCGAAAAAGACAAGGGTACTTCTAG
- a CDS encoding bifunctional sulfate adenylyltransferase subunit 1/adenylylsulfate kinase, whose translation MSSNNGDKNNPNTDNKYLDMDMLRFTTAGSVDDGKSTLIGRLFYDSKSIFEDQMEAIEKSSKSSGEEDVNLALLTDGLKAEREQKITIDVAYRYFATPKRKFIIADTPGHTQYTRNMVTGASTADLAIILVDASKGLLTQSRRHAFISSLLRIPHLVVAVNKMDLVDYDEEVFDKIVSDFRAFAKKLNVSNVTYIPISALKGDNVVDKSENTEWYNGSTLLHHLETVKVDASDNIVDFRLPVQYVIRPNQNFRGFSGRIASGHIRPGDEIKVLPSGLTSKVKEIVTRDENLDIAYPGDSVTLTIEDEIDISRGDMIVRKNNVPMVSNELEAYLCWMNEKDLELNKQYILQHNTRTVQVFVEDLIYRINVDSLSREDSDSLSLNEIGRVKLKTSKPIFYDPYQVNQKTGSFIIIDPASNVTIGAGMIRAGSTESGTSDEADAEALIDKSSGRKKSPNVVWEPWNIPRELREKRNGHKSKIIWFTGISGAGKSTIAKEVERKLWEEGKQTVLLDGDQVRHGLNGDLGFSASDRTENIRRVGEVARLFYEHGNIVLCTFVSPYVKDREEAKELFPDGEFQEVHIKCDPKTAQERDPKGLYKKAEEGEITGLTGYDADYEASDNPALTINTDELSVEEAVEKILELMS comes from the coding sequence ATGAGTTCAAATAACGGCGATAAAAACAATCCAAATACAGATAATAAATACCTTGATATGGATATGCTCCGGTTTACTACAGCCGGAAGTGTGGATGATGGAAAGAGTACATTAATTGGGAGACTTTTCTATGATTCTAAGTCGATTTTCGAAGACCAGATGGAAGCTATCGAGAAATCGAGTAAAAGCAGCGGGGAAGAAGATGTAAACCTTGCTTTGTTAACAGATGGATTGAAAGCGGAGCGTGAGCAGAAAATCACCATCGATGTTGCTTACAGGTATTTTGCGACGCCAAAAAGAAAATTCATTATTGCTGATACACCGGGGCATACTCAGTATACCCGAAACATGGTGACCGGCGCTTCGACTGCCGATTTAGCTATTATATTGGTAGATGCTTCAAAAGGACTTTTAACTCAGTCACGCCGTCACGCATTTATATCTTCTCTTCTTCGAATTCCACATTTGGTAGTGGCTGTGAATAAGATGGACTTGGTAGATTATGATGAAGAAGTATTTGATAAAATAGTCAGTGATTTCAGAGCTTTTGCTAAAAAGTTAAATGTAAGTAACGTAACATATATCCCTATTTCTGCCTTGAAGGGGGATAATGTGGTTGATAAAAGTGAAAACACCGAATGGTACAACGGCTCCACATTATTACACCATTTAGAGACCGTTAAGGTAGATGCTTCAGATAATATTGTGGATTTTCGTTTACCTGTTCAATATGTGATACGCCCAAATCAGAATTTTCGTGGATTTTCAGGAAGGATCGCCTCTGGTCATATTCGTCCCGGTGATGAAATCAAAGTATTACCATCAGGTTTAACTTCAAAAGTAAAAGAAATAGTAACCAGGGATGAGAATCTTGATATTGCCTATCCGGGTGACTCCGTAACTCTAACTATTGAGGATGAAATAGATATCAGCCGTGGGGATATGATTGTTCGCAAGAATAATGTGCCCATGGTAAGTAACGAGCTTGAGGCTTATCTCTGCTGGATGAATGAAAAAGATTTGGAGCTTAACAAGCAGTATATACTCCAGCATAACACTCGCACGGTCCAGGTATTTGTTGAAGACTTGATCTATAGAATTAACGTGGACTCATTAAGCCGTGAAGATTCGGACTCTTTGAGCCTGAATGAGATTGGTCGGGTTAAGCTTAAGACAAGTAAGCCTATTTTCTACGATCCATATCAGGTCAATCAAAAAACAGGAAGTTTTATCATCATCGACCCTGCAAGCAATGTGACTATTGGAGCAGGTATGATAAGAGCGGGTTCAACAGAATCGGGCACCTCTGATGAAGCAGATGCTGAGGCACTAATAGATAAATCTTCCGGACGTAAGAAATCTCCAAACGTAGTTTGGGAACCTTGGAACATTCCACGCGAACTTCGCGAAAAAAGAAACGGTCATAAATCTAAAATTATTTGGTTTACGGGTATTTCCGGTGCTGGCAAAAGTACTATAGCTAAAGAAGTTGAAAGGAAGCTCTGGGAAGAAGGGAAACAAACCGTGCTTCTCGATGGCGATCAGGTTCGTCACGGACTCAATGGCGACTTAGGGTTTAGTGCTTCTGATAGAACGGAAAATATCCGTAGAGTAGGCGAAGTAGCTCGTTTGTTTTATGAGCACGGAAACATTGTGTTGTGCACCTTTGTGTCTCCTTACGTGAAGGACAGAGAAGAAGCCAAAGAATTGTTTCCGGACGGAGAGTTTCAGGAAGTTCATATTAAATGTGATCCTAAAACAGCCCAAGAAAGAGATCCAAAAGGTTTATATAAGAAAGCTGAAGAAGGTGAGATTACCGGATTAACAGGTTATGATGCTGATTATGAAGCTTCGGATAACCCTGCCTTAACAATTAATACAGATGAACTTTCAGTTGAAGAAGCTGTTGAGAAAATTCTTGAATTGATGTCTTAA
- a CDS encoding peptidase M1 — protein MNFSLLSFGRLIFLVIVILAFSLNSLNAQIFTPQTEFTRQDTLRGSITPEREWWDLTYYHLNVKVDIADSSISGSNLVQYKVLKPFQVMQIDLQEPMEISRITQAGESLDFEREGNAFFISLNQKQVEGDVNQIQINFSGKPTVAVRPPWDGGFTWTQDSNGNPFVATSNQGIGASIWWPNKDHPYDEVDSLLISVNTPDSLMDVSNGRLRGVDELKNGTKTWNWFVSNPINSYGVNINIGDYVHFSEEYEGEKGTLDLDYYVLRENLEKAKEQFKQVKPMMDAFEYWFGPYPFYEDGYKLVEVPYLGMEHQSSVTYGNGYENGYLGRDLSGSGWGLKFDFIIIHETGHEWFANSITYADVADMWIHEGFTNYSESLYLDYHYGEKAANEYVQGLRLGIQNDRPLIGTYGVHHEGSGDMYNKGGNLLHTLRQVADDDSLWRATLRGLNKEFYHQTVSTQQIEDYISEKIGLNLDPVFDQYLRDIRIPTLEYAYRNGELNFRWGNAVEGFNLPIDVNLNGNEVRLQPTTSWQRLKVGSVESLKLAVDPNYYVSSFNLLAE, from the coding sequence ATGAATTTTAGTTTACTTAGTTTTGGTCGTCTCATATTTCTTGTGATTGTCATTCTCGCCTTTAGTTTAAATTCGCTTAATGCCCAAATTTTCACCCCTCAAACCGAATTTACTCGTCAAGATACTCTTCGGGGTTCAATTACTCCGGAAAGGGAATGGTGGGATCTGACGTACTATCACCTGAACGTTAAAGTGGATATAGCGGATAGTTCTATTTCAGGTTCTAATCTAGTGCAGTATAAAGTGCTGAAGCCATTTCAGGTGATGCAGATTGATTTGCAGGAGCCTATGGAGATATCAAGAATTACACAGGCCGGGGAGTCATTAGATTTTGAGAGAGAAGGAAATGCCTTTTTTATTTCCCTAAACCAAAAGCAGGTTGAAGGGGATGTAAATCAAATTCAAATTAATTTTTCAGGAAAGCCAACGGTGGCGGTTCGGCCGCCTTGGGATGGTGGATTTACCTGGACTCAGGATAGCAATGGAAACCCCTTTGTTGCAACTTCAAATCAAGGAATTGGAGCCAGTATTTGGTGGCCAAATAAAGATCATCCTTATGACGAAGTTGACAGCCTGCTCATCAGTGTAAATACACCGGATTCATTAATGGATGTTTCCAATGGCCGACTCCGGGGAGTTGATGAACTTAAAAACGGGACTAAGACGTGGAATTGGTTCGTTTCAAATCCAATTAACAGCTACGGAGTTAATATTAATATCGGTGACTATGTACATTTTAGCGAAGAGTATGAGGGTGAAAAGGGTACTTTAGATCTGGACTATTATGTGCTCCGTGAAAACCTCGAGAAAGCTAAAGAGCAATTCAAACAGGTAAAGCCAATGATGGATGCTTTTGAGTACTGGTTTGGCCCGTATCCTTTTTATGAGGATGGCTATAAACTAGTAGAAGTCCCTTATCTTGGCATGGAGCATCAGAGTTCGGTCACTTATGGCAATGGATATGAAAACGGTTATTTAGGACGAGATTTGAGCGGTTCAGGATGGGGGTTGAAGTTTGATTTTATCATTATTCATGAAACCGGTCATGAGTGGTTTGCCAATAGTATTACCTATGCAGATGTTGCTGATATGTGGATTCACGAGGGTTTTACCAACTATTCGGAGAGCTTATATTTGGATTATCACTATGGAGAAAAGGCGGCTAACGAATATGTTCAGGGGCTTAGATTAGGTATTCAGAATGATCGACCTCTGATTGGAACTTACGGAGTGCATCATGAAGGTTCAGGAGATATGTATAATAAGGGTGGGAATCTTTTACATACACTTCGGCAAGTTGCAGATGACGATTCTTTATGGAGGGCAACACTGCGAGGGCTGAATAAAGAATTCTACCACCAAACCGTATCAACCCAACAAATAGAAGATTACATAAGTGAAAAAATTGGGTTGAACTTAGATCCGGTTTTTGATCAATATCTCCGAGATATCCGAATTCCAACTCTGGAGTATGCCTATAGAAATGGAGAGCTGAACTTTCGCTGGGGGAATGCGGTAGAGGGGTTTAACCTTCCGATAGATGTGAATTTGAATGGTAATGAAGTCAGGCTGCAACCAACCACTTCATGGCAGAGGTTAAAGGTTGGGTCAGTTGAATCCCTTAAACTCGCCGTTGACCCAAACTATTATGTAAGCAGCTTCAATTTACTTGCTGAGTAA
- a CDS encoding cytochrome C, whose amino-acid sequence MKKFLMVLGVTFFVLITAVSVLLIYVSNGLPNVGPAPEIQVEQTEARIERGEHLANNVAVCMHCHSPQEKSKFTHPINSEMLGAGGNRFGVEENFPGNYYASNLTPANLGDWTDGEVYRAITSGVGKDGRALFPIMPYPNYAQMDKEDVYSIIAYLRTLEPVENEVPASESFFPMNFIINTIPAKAELSDAKPDKSDPVEWGKYLVTTASCMDCHTPKEQGADIPGMTFAGGMEFLMEDGSITRTANISPDMNTGIGSWTEAQFVDRFKEYADSTFIFHEVSAGQFNTSMPWSMYSRMSEDELKAIYAYLRTATPVENLITKFTPAGD is encoded by the coding sequence ATGAAAAAGTTCTTAATGGTATTAGGGGTCACATTTTTTGTCTTAATAACTGCGGTTTCAGTTTTATTGATCTATGTTTCGAACGGACTTCCAAATGTTGGACCTGCTCCTGAGATTCAAGTCGAACAGACTGAAGCACGTATAGAAAGAGGTGAGCATCTTGCTAATAATGTAGCAGTTTGCATGCATTGCCATTCCCCACAGGAAAAGTCCAAATTCACCCATCCCATAAATAGCGAAATGCTCGGTGCCGGTGGGAATAGATTTGGTGTAGAAGAAAACTTTCCGGGCAATTACTATGCATCAAACCTCACTCCTGCAAATTTAGGTGACTGGACTGATGGCGAAGTATATCGAGCCATTACATCTGGTGTTGGAAAAGATGGACGAGCCCTATTCCCCATTATGCCTTATCCAAATTATGCACAAATGGACAAGGAAGACGTGTATTCTATAATCGCTTATTTAAGGACATTAGAACCTGTCGAAAATGAAGTCCCGGCATCTGAATCATTTTTCCCGATGAACTTCATCATAAATACAATACCCGCCAAAGCTGAGCTTTCGGATGCTAAACCTGACAAAAGTGATCCTGTGGAGTGGGGTAAATATTTAGTAACTACGGCGAGTTGCATGGACTGCCATACCCCCAAAGAACAAGGTGCTGATATACCGGGAATGACCTTTGCCGGAGGCATGGAGTTTCTTATGGAGGATGGAAGTATTACACGAACTGCAAATATAAGTCCCGATATGAATACCGGTATTGGCTCATGGACTGAAGCTCAGTTCGTTGACCGGTTTAAGGAGTATGCAGATTCTACATTTATATTTCATGAAGTCTCAGCCGGTCAGTTTAATACATCCATGCCATGGAGTATGTATTCCAGAATGTCGGAAGATGAACTTAAAGCTATTTATGCTTATCTGAGAACTGCCACTCCGGTTGAGAATCTCATAACTAAGTTTACGCCTGCTGGAGATTAA
- a CDS encoding methyltransferase, whose protein sequence is MDINDYPTPEEEIFRYESHDNNVEDPRYQEFVSPLVEKIMGAFKPDSLGLDFGSGTGPVITKMLIDQGYTINTFDPFFDNNPDVLSLKYDYIVSCEVMEHFHHPHKEFTNLKKMLKSGGALFLKTDIYTDDIDFHAWYYKSDETHVIFYHPDTLEWMRKEFGFKKLDIDGRHITFTI, encoded by the coding sequence ATGGATATAAATGACTACCCAACTCCCGAAGAAGAAATATTTCGGTATGAAAGTCATGACAATAATGTGGAAGACCCGCGCTATCAGGAATTTGTATCTCCACTGGTTGAAAAAATTATGGGGGCTTTTAAACCAGACTCTTTAGGATTAGACTTCGGTTCTGGGACAGGTCCCGTGATCACTAAAATGCTTATCGACCAAGGCTACACCATAAATACCTTCGACCCTTTCTTTGACAATAACCCTGATGTACTGAGTTTAAAGTATGACTATATCGTGAGTTGTGAGGTTATGGAACATTTTCATCATCCTCATAAAGAGTTCACCAACCTAAAAAAAATGCTTAAAAGCGGTGGTGCTCTTTTTCTTAAGACTGATATTTATACGGATGATATCGATTTTCACGCCTGGTATTACAAAAGTGACGAAACGCATGTTATCTTCTATCACCCTGATACATTAGAGTGGATGAGAAAAGAGTTTGGTTTTAAAAAACTGGATATCGACGGCCGCCATATCACCTTCACTATTTGA
- a CDS encoding MBL fold metallo-hydrolase, whose protein sequence is MLRNFIFVVLVSLLTFSLGFAQLNNDPDRIETEQGDLVIHPVLHGTVIFEWNGQTVYMDPWGSANLYDEKPAPDVILITHPHGDHLSPEALASLNTTNTSFYVPQAVADEMPEEYLAQTTVISNGESMEYEGITINAVPMYNLPEEGARHAKGWGNGYVLSMGGKDVYVSGDTEGIPEMRNLEGIDVAFVCMNLPYTMDINQASDAVLDFEPTIVYPYHHRGQDIEEFKKLVDAGNKDIEVRLKNWYPR, encoded by the coding sequence ATGCTTCGTAATTTCATCTTCGTAGTTCTGGTTTCGCTTTTAACTTTTAGCTTGGGCTTTGCTCAGTTAAATAATGATCCGGATCGGATTGAAACGGAGCAGGGTGACTTGGTTATCCATCCTGTCCTACACGGAACTGTAATTTTTGAATGGAATGGACAAACGGTTTACATGGACCCATGGGGTTCAGCTAATTTGTATGATGAAAAACCAGCACCGGATGTCATACTCATAACTCATCCACACGGCGATCATTTAAGTCCAGAGGCGCTCGCGAGCCTGAATACGACTAACACTTCTTTCTACGTACCCCAAGCTGTTGCAGACGAAATGCCCGAAGAATATCTCGCGCAAACTACAGTAATTTCAAATGGCGAAAGCATGGAGTATGAAGGAATCACCATCAACGCCGTTCCTATGTATAATCTCCCGGAAGAAGGCGCACGGCATGCAAAAGGCTGGGGAAATGGATATGTGCTGAGTATGGGCGGTAAAGACGTGTACGTTTCCGGTGATACAGAAGGCATTCCTGAAATGCGTAATCTTGAAGGAATTGACGTGGCCTTTGTTTGTATGAACTTACCCTACACCATGGATATTAATCAAGCCTCAGATGCGGTATTAGATTTTGAACCGACCATCGTGTACCCTTATCACCACCGCGGACAAGATATCGAAGAGTTTAAAAAGCTGGTTGATGCTGGAAATAAAGATATCGAAGTGCGACTCAAGAATTGGTATCCAAGATAG
- a CDS encoding histidine kinase: protein MKVSEILNQKGRDIFSVSPESTVFEAIEKMAEYNIGALLVIQDSKLKGIISERDYRNKVILKGRTSKSTPVSDIMSEDVICVEPTDSVNLCMQLMTNKKIRHLPVLDNEQVVGVISIGDVVKTVIANQKSEIDSLRSYIGSGGGYPT from the coding sequence ATGAAAGTAAGTGAAATTCTAAATCAAAAAGGCCGGGATATTTTTTCAGTAAGTCCTGAAAGTACAGTTTTTGAAGCCATAGAAAAGATGGCGGAATATAACATTGGGGCTTTGCTGGTTATACAAGATTCAAAGTTAAAAGGAATTATTTCTGAACGTGACTATCGGAATAAAGTAATCCTGAAAGGACGTACTTCAAAAAGCACTCCTGTAAGTGACATCATGAGTGAGGATGTTATTTGTGTAGAACCCACCGACTCTGTGAACCTATGTATGCAGCTCATGACAAATAAGAAAATCCGTCACCTGCCGGTGTTGGACAATGAGCAGGTTGTGGGAGTGATTTCGATTGGTGATGTTGTTAAAACAGTGATCGCTAATCAAAAATCCGAGATCGATTCGCTGAGAAGCTATATCGGCAGTGGCGGTGGATACCCAACCTAG
- a CDS encoding alpha/beta hydrolase, which translates to MSTLSLSDFTEQVIECEEDYEGRVIATLLKSINNQPNQPSILYIHGFNDYFFQAHVANAFHEQNYNFYALDLRKYGRSLLSHQHPNYCRSVTEYYEEIDKSLQIIKEEYDTEITLLGHSTGGLINSLYLNEGQNRNLVDKLILNSPFFQFNMKPWQRAVILPLTGLISAISPYASQKKPFSHLYGTSISKQKKGEWDFNTDWKPLNGFPAYLKWVHAIYTGQKRLHKNSDIHKPILVLHSDKSSQNTTWDDEILKTDMVLNVEHMKYYGKELGPKVDLVEIPHAIHDIFLSTKEVRELAFEEVFNWLDAKGS; encoded by the coding sequence ATGAGCACCCTTTCTTTAAGTGATTTTACTGAGCAAGTTATTGAGTGTGAAGAAGATTATGAGGGAAGAGTCATAGCGACTCTTCTTAAGTCTATAAATAATCAGCCTAATCAGCCTTCGATTCTATACATACATGGTTTCAACGATTATTTTTTCCAGGCGCATGTAGCGAATGCTTTTCACGAACAAAACTATAATTTTTACGCTCTGGATCTAAGGAAGTATGGGCGTTCGTTATTATCTCATCAGCATCCTAACTATTGCCGATCTGTTACCGAATACTATGAGGAGATTGACAAGTCCTTGCAGATTATTAAAGAAGAATATGATACTGAAATAACACTGCTTGGCCATTCTACAGGTGGTTTAATAAACAGCTTATATTTGAATGAAGGCCAAAACCGGAATTTAGTAGATAAACTCATCCTCAACTCGCCCTTCTTCCAGTTTAATATGAAACCGTGGCAAAGAGCAGTTATCCTGCCTCTAACGGGACTGATATCTGCTATTTCTCCTTATGCCTCCCAGAAAAAACCTTTCTCGCATTTATATGGGACAAGTATCTCAAAACAGAAAAAAGGGGAATGGGATTTTAATACAGACTGGAAACCTTTAAATGGGTTCCCTGCTTATTTGAAGTGGGTTCACGCAATCTATACCGGCCAAAAAAGACTTCATAAAAACTCTGACATTCATAAACCCATCCTTGTACTTCACTCAGATAAATCCAGCCAAAACACAACCTGGGATGATGAGATTCTTAAGACCGATATGGTCCTGAATGTAGAACACATGAAATACTATGGGAAAGAATTGGGGCCAAAAGTAGATCTAGTTGAAATCCCCCATGCCATCCACGATATATTCCTCTCTACAAAAGAAGTTAGAGAACTCGCTTTTGAAGAAGTGTTCAATTGGCTTGACGCTAAGGGTTCCTGA